A genomic stretch from Roseofilum reptotaenium CS-1145 includes:
- a CDS encoding ABC transporter ATP-binding protein produces MGAAVSLQNVCKVYNKTPVVDRLSFAIQPGEMFGLLGPNGAGKSTTIRMLTTLTRPTDGQIEVAGYDVVQQGQQVKRKIGVVLQQTSVDIDLTVWENMEFHGRLHHIPNRVRQEKINQWLEYVELADRRQDRVKTLSGGMKRRLQIARALLHEPDILFLDEPTVGLDPQTRRRLWEIIRGLNEQGMTMLLTTHYMEEVEYLCDRIGIMDGGHLIELGTLEELRQKHGEGLVVKQKGDRWDYLFFPDLAAANEYLEQQPDKTGLMVRPSNLEDIFVELTGRQLD; encoded by the coding sequence ATGGGTGCTGCGGTATCTCTGCAAAACGTCTGTAAAGTCTATAACAAAACTCCGGTAGTCGATCGCCTCTCCTTTGCGATTCAACCTGGAGAAATGTTTGGCTTACTCGGGCCCAATGGAGCAGGAAAATCAACCACCATTCGTATGTTAACCACCCTCACCCGACCGACCGACGGGCAGATTGAGGTTGCCGGTTATGATGTGGTGCAACAAGGACAACAGGTGAAGCGTAAAATTGGCGTGGTATTGCAACAAACCAGCGTCGATATTGATTTAACCGTTTGGGAAAATATGGAGTTTCACGGGCGCTTACATCATATTCCGAATCGAGTGCGCCAAGAGAAAATTAATCAATGGTTAGAGTATGTCGAATTAGCCGATCGCCGTCAAGACCGAGTAAAAACCCTCTCTGGGGGCATGAAACGCCGTCTACAAATTGCCAGAGCGCTGCTTCATGAACCCGATATTTTATTCCTAGATGAACCCACTGTCGGCCTAGATCCCCAAACCCGTCGGCGATTGTGGGAAATCATTCGTGGCTTAAACGAGCAGGGAATGACCATGTTACTAACCACCCATTATATGGAAGAAGTGGAATATTTATGCGATCGCATCGGCATCATGGATGGGGGACATTTAATTGAACTGGGAACCCTAGAAGAATTGCGACAAAAACATGGAGAAGGCTTAGTCGTCAAACAAAAAGGCGATCGCTGGGATTACCTGTTTTTCCCCGACTTAGCCGCAGCCAACGAGTATCTAGAACAGCAACCTGATAAAACCGGTTTAATGGTTCGCCCCTCGAACTTAGAAGATATCTTTGTCGAATTAACCGGAAGACAGTTAGACTAA